A single region of the Candidatus Protochlamydia amoebophila UWE25 genome encodes:
- the hemB gene encoding porphobilinogen synthase, which produces MENKTFSSFPPVFLQSNIIKRPRRNRRTAAIRGLVQENHLHPSQLIAPLFVLEGKQQQIAIKSMPGIFRYSIDEMLKEVKSLYQLGIRAVDLFCYIEGDKKDSFASEAVRSGNLFCRAIQTLKENFPDLCVMMDVALDPFTSHGHDGITNEKGEIDNDLTLPILAQMSILAAEAGADVVAPSDMMDGRIGYIRHALDQEGYQQVGILSYAAKYASAFYAPFREALHSVLQFGDKKTYQMNPANSREAMLECQLDEQEGADLILIKPALAYLDIIAKIKEQTHLPVGAYHVSGEYAMVMAAALNGWLDADKVFEESLLSIKRAGADFILTYAARRVAENLQKQF; this is translated from the coding sequence ATGGAAAATAAAACTTTTTCTTCATTCCCTCCTGTTTTTTTACAATCCAATATCATTAAAAGGCCAAGAAGAAATAGACGTACAGCCGCTATAAGGGGTCTTGTTCAAGAAAATCATTTACATCCAAGTCAACTAATAGCTCCACTTTTTGTTTTAGAAGGTAAACAACAACAAATAGCCATTAAAAGCATGCCAGGCATTTTTCGTTATTCGATCGACGAAATGTTAAAAGAAGTAAAGTCCCTTTATCAATTAGGTATCCGCGCTGTAGATCTATTTTGTTACATTGAGGGCGACAAAAAAGATTCTTTTGCTTCAGAAGCTGTTAGGTCAGGAAATTTATTTTGTCGAGCAATTCAAACTTTAAAAGAAAATTTTCCCGATCTTTGTGTGATGATGGATGTGGCTTTAGATCCTTTTACAAGTCATGGACATGATGGAATAACCAATGAAAAAGGGGAAATTGATAATGATCTAACTTTACCTATTTTAGCTCAAATGTCTATCTTGGCAGCAGAAGCTGGAGCAGATGTTGTAGCTCCGAGTGATATGATGGATGGGCGAATTGGCTATATTCGACACGCTCTTGATCAAGAAGGTTATCAGCAAGTAGGTATTTTGTCTTATGCAGCCAAATATGCCTCAGCATTTTACGCTCCATTTAGAGAAGCTCTTCACTCTGTTCTTCAATTTGGAGATAAAAAAACCTATCAGATGAACCCCGCAAATTCAAGAGAAGCAATGCTAGAATGCCAACTGGATGAACAGGAAGGGGCCGATCTCATTTTGATCAAACCAGCTTTGGCTTATTTAGATATTATAGCAAAAATTAAAGAGCAAACGCATTTACCTGTTGGTGCTTATCATGTCAGTGGAGAATATGCTATGGTAATGGCTGCAGCATTAAATGGTTGGTTAGACGCTGATAAAGTATTTGAAGAATCACTTCTTTCCATAAAAAGAGCTGGAGCGGATTTTATCTTAACTTACGCAGCTCGTCGAGTAGCTGAAAATCTTCAAAAGCAATTTTGA
- a CDS encoding Na(+)-translocating NADH-quinone reductase subunit A, which yields MSHIKITKGLDIPIKGKPEGIPKLLVASGEAHALKNPVQIALDFNPFEDLRFKLLVQVGEKVKLGQPLAEDKDTPGRYFVSPAGGVVREIRRGLKRRLLDIVVETSNHEEVKKHPLLSLNTASREELVGALMTGGLFARIRQRPFNFLANPQQIPRSIFVKAVESAPFTPPPDMQVKGYEKEFQEGLKTLAKLTNGAVHLIYQKDNLEPAFFNAEGVQKHTVEGPHPIGNVSLHIQHIDPIYSPQDVIWTLDVHTVVAIGYFLLRGEYLVNRVISIAGTGILEGKTGFFQVREGFPISSLIAGRVAKGVVRFISGNPLNGRQVSAEDFLGYYDYVFCAIPENIKREFMHFFRLGIDKYTFSKTYLSGHLDNSQREYDFTTSQHGEERAFIDSTLYDKVNPLSVSIMHLVKAVLAEDYDLAVELGLLEVDAEDFDLATFVDPSKIEMNQIIRQGLKRYAADILK from the coding sequence ATGAGCCATATAAAAATCACTAAAGGATTAGATATTCCCATCAAAGGAAAACCGGAAGGAATTCCTAAACTTTTAGTGGCGAGTGGAGAAGCACATGCATTGAAAAATCCTGTTCAAATTGCTCTTGATTTCAATCCTTTTGAAGATTTGCGTTTTAAATTATTGGTTCAAGTTGGTGAAAAAGTAAAGTTAGGACAGCCTTTAGCAGAAGATAAGGATACACCGGGGCGCTATTTTGTTTCTCCAGCAGGAGGGGTCGTTCGGGAAATTCGAAGGGGGCTTAAAAGAAGACTTCTCGATATTGTGGTAGAAACTTCTAATCACGAAGAGGTTAAAAAACATCCTCTTTTAAGTTTAAATACAGCATCTAGAGAAGAACTTGTTGGGGCTTTAATGACAGGAGGGCTATTTGCTCGGATTCGGCAAAGACCATTCAATTTTTTAGCAAATCCTCAGCAAATTCCTCGTAGTATTTTTGTTAAGGCTGTGGAATCAGCTCCCTTTACTCCTCCACCAGACATGCAGGTAAAAGGATATGAGAAAGAATTTCAAGAAGGTTTAAAAACGTTAGCAAAATTAACAAATGGAGCGGTTCATCTTATTTATCAAAAAGATAATTTAGAGCCAGCTTTTTTTAATGCGGAAGGTGTTCAAAAGCATACTGTAGAAGGGCCTCATCCTATTGGAAATGTTTCTTTACACATTCAACATATTGATCCTATTTATTCTCCTCAAGATGTTATTTGGACCTTAGATGTACATACTGTTGTTGCAATTGGTTATTTTTTACTTCGCGGTGAATATTTGGTTAATCGGGTGATAAGTATAGCTGGGACAGGTATTTTAGAAGGTAAGACAGGATTTTTTCAAGTTCGCGAAGGATTCCCTATTTCTTCCCTGATTGCAGGTCGCGTTGCTAAAGGGGTGGTGAGGTTTATTTCTGGTAATCCGTTAAATGGGCGTCAAGTATCCGCAGAAGATTTCCTTGGTTATTATGATTATGTGTTTTGCGCTATTCCTGAAAACATCAAGCGGGAATTTATGCACTTCTTCCGTTTAGGAATTGATAAATATACGTTTAGTAAAACGTATTTATCAGGTCATTTAGATAACTCTCAACGGGAATATGATTTTACAACAAGTCAACATGGTGAAGAGCGTGCTTTTATCGATAGTACTTTATACGATAAAGTGAATCCTCTTTCTGTTTCAATTATGCATCTTGTAAAAGCAGTTTTAGCAGAAGATTATGACCTTGCAGTGGAATTAGGTTTATTAGAAGTTGATGCTGAGGATTTTGATTTGGCTACATTTGTAGATCCTTCTAAAATTGAAATGAACCAAATTATTCGACAAGGATTAAAGCGTTACGCCGCAGATATTCTTAAGTAA
- a CDS encoding cation:proton antiporter, with amino-acid sequence MLIQNFFLQLVIILFAARFLGEIASRCNIPSVIGELFAGILIGPSLFGLIAPTDTIKLLSEIGLILLLFEVGLETDLSRLAKTGFKPFLVALGGIIFPFAAGFMISYNIFYLNLLTSLFIASTLTATSIGITIRVLTDLKKHASDEAQIVLGAAVVDDILGIIILSMLYEFSVSGEIDLLNVSKIIILVFLFLFLAPIAAKLISQIVKYYDVKSATPGLIPTIIISLILFFAWLAHQMGAPALLGGFAAGLALSRQFFIPFLSMQQNIHFAHRVEEQMKPIVHLFTPIFFVTIGLSLNLRAIDWSSFFIWSLSLAILAAAILGKFASGFLLFKDSKWVKWAVGLAMIPRGEVGLIFAEVGKNVKIFNDDIYASMVIVITITTIIAPILLRMFYSYKEKNFVKLLSKDKAK; translated from the coding sequence GTGTTAATTCAAAATTTTTTTCTGCAATTAGTGATCATTCTGTTTGCAGCTCGTTTCTTAGGTGAAATTGCTTCGAGGTGTAATATTCCTTCTGTCATAGGGGAACTTTTTGCAGGTATTTTGATAGGGCCAAGTTTATTTGGATTGATTGCTCCCACAGACACCATTAAACTTTTGTCAGAAATTGGTTTAATTTTATTGCTTTTTGAAGTTGGCTTAGAAACTGACTTATCAAGATTAGCTAAAACTGGTTTTAAACCTTTTCTTGTAGCATTAGGAGGGATTATTTTTCCTTTTGCCGCGGGATTTATGATTAGCTACAATATATTTTATTTGAATTTACTCACTTCTTTATTCATTGCCAGTACGTTAACTGCAACAAGTATTGGGATCACTATTAGAGTATTAACAGATCTTAAGAAGCATGCGAGTGATGAAGCTCAAATCGTTTTAGGAGCAGCTGTTGTTGATGATATATTAGGGATTATTATTCTTTCTATGCTTTATGAATTTTCTGTAAGTGGGGAAATAGATCTGTTAAATGTTAGTAAAATCATTATATTAGTTTTCTTATTTTTATTCCTTGCACCGATTGCTGCTAAGTTGATATCGCAAATCGTTAAATATTATGACGTTAAAAGTGCAACTCCTGGATTAATTCCCACCATTATCATTTCATTGATTTTATTCTTTGCTTGGCTTGCTCATCAAATGGGCGCACCGGCATTACTGGGTGGGTTTGCAGCGGGTTTGGCCCTTTCAAGACAATTTTTTATTCCATTTCTTTCTATGCAGCAAAACATTCATTTTGCTCATCGTGTAGAAGAACAAATGAAACCAATTGTTCACCTTTTTACCCCTATTTTTTTTGTAACGATTGGATTATCCTTAAATTTGCGAGCCATTGATTGGAGCTCATTCTTTATTTGGTCTTTATCATTAGCGATTTTAGCAGCGGCAATTTTAGGAAAATTTGCGTCAGGATTTTTATTATTTAAAGATTCTAAATGGGTGAAATGGGCTGTCGGATTAGCGATGATACCACGGGGTGAGGTGGGGTTAATTTTTGCGGAAGTTGGAAAGAATGTGAAAATTTTTAACGATGATATTTACGCCTCAATGGTTATTGTCATTACCATCACAACAATTATTGCTCCCATATTGCTGAGAATGTTTTACTCTTATAAAGAGAAGAATTTTGTTAAACTTTTAAGTAAAGACAAAGCAAAGTAA
- a CDS encoding ABC transporter ATP-binding protein → MTEFLLCVKGLKKYFPIMAGLFRKEIEVFKAVDDIDFSIKTGEVLGMVGESGSGKSTAARAAVRLIEPTEGQILFSGQSLRDLSKNELKKIRKNIQIVFQDPYASLNPRKTILDSIGEALFYHGIVKTKEEQIEKVVDVLQKIGLSPDIMNRYPHEFSGGQQQRICIGRAIALNPKLIICDEAVSALDVSIQAQILNLLIELKETLDLSYLFISHDLSVIKHIADNIVVLYKGKIIESGSNIQIFENPQSTYTKELLNAIPRLRPRQSKTKNIT, encoded by the coding sequence ATGACAGAATTTTTACTTTGTGTCAAAGGGCTAAAAAAATATTTTCCAATCATGGCTGGTTTATTTCGAAAAGAGATTGAAGTCTTTAAAGCCGTTGATGATATTGATTTTTCAATTAAAACAGGTGAAGTATTAGGAATGGTTGGTGAATCCGGGAGCGGAAAAAGTACTGCTGCTAGAGCAGCTGTGCGACTCATAGAACCGACTGAAGGGCAAATTTTATTTTCGGGGCAATCTCTTCGAGATCTCTCTAAAAATGAACTAAAAAAAATAAGAAAAAATATTCAAATAGTTTTTCAAGATCCTTATGCCTCCTTAAATCCAAGAAAAACAATCCTTGATAGTATAGGAGAAGCTCTTTTCTATCATGGCATAGTAAAAACTAAAGAAGAACAAATTGAAAAAGTAGTGGATGTTTTACAAAAAATTGGCCTTTCTCCTGATATTATGAATAGGTACCCTCACGAATTTTCAGGAGGTCAGCAACAACGTATTTGCATTGGACGTGCGATTGCCTTGAATCCAAAATTAATTATTTGTGATGAAGCTGTTTCTGCTTTGGATGTTTCAATTCAGGCACAAATACTCAATTTACTCATCGAATTAAAAGAAACTTTAGATTTAAGCTATTTATTTATTTCTCACGATCTTTCTGTCATCAAACATATTGCTGACAACATTGTTGTGCTTTATAAAGGAAAAATAATCGAAAGTGGCTCCAATATACAAATTTTTGAAAATCCCCAAAGTACTTATACAAAAGAGCTTCTTAACGCAATTCCTAGACTTCGCCCCCGTCAATCCAAAACCAAAAATATTACTTAA
- a CDS encoding inorganic phosphate transporter, protein MDTALLILILITGFYMAWSIGANDVANAMGTSVGSGSLTLRQAVLIAAVLEFCGAFFFGSHVSKTVQSGIIDPDVFNYDPKLLVFGMLASLGSVGMWLQLASYFGWPVSTTHSIVGAIVGFGTVFGGIKAVYWKEVCYIITSWIFSPILGGIIAYYIFSLLRKRIFYALNPLEETRRLTPFLVFVVTIILAVVLIFEGLHNLNVEFSLTSKILMTLAIGLMGSFVSYLLVRRIPIIPQEKLSVPYNSEALHSLEKVRKHLQRFRMKSAGEAQYTAGLLLEEVEALSKTFESKINTDHTHVEYVQVEKIFAYLQIMTACMMAFAHGANDVANAIGPLSAAVAILTTGLFAVDAPVPTWALALGGSGIVIGLATWGWRVIETIGKKITELTASRGFAAEFGAATTIVIASRFGLPISTTHTLVGAVLGVGFARGLEAVNLTTTRDILVSWIVTVPIGALLAIILIYPIQAIFG, encoded by the coding sequence ATGGATACTGCGCTACTCATTTTGATTTTGATCACCGGATTTTATATGGCTTGGAGCATAGGAGCTAATGATGTTGCCAATGCTATGGGAACATCTGTTGGTTCAGGTTCATTAACTTTGCGCCAAGCTGTTCTGATTGCCGCTGTTTTAGAATTTTGCGGCGCTTTTTTCTTTGGTTCCCATGTTTCTAAAACTGTGCAAAGTGGGATTATTGATCCAGATGTTTTTAATTATGATCCCAAACTGCTAGTTTTTGGAATGCTTGCTTCTTTAGGTTCTGTAGGAATGTGGCTTCAATTAGCATCCTATTTTGGTTGGCCTGTTTCAACGACACATTCAATTGTTGGCGCGATTGTAGGCTTTGGTACTGTTTTTGGAGGGATAAAGGCCGTATACTGGAAAGAAGTGTGTTATATTATTACCAGTTGGATTTTTTCTCCTATTTTAGGAGGGATTATTGCTTACTATATTTTTTCTCTTTTAAGAAAAAGAATTTTTTATGCTTTAAATCCTCTGGAAGAAACGCGTCGTTTAACACCATTTTTAGTTTTTGTGGTTACCATTATTCTAGCTGTGGTTCTTATTTTTGAAGGGCTGCATAATTTAAATGTAGAATTTTCGTTAACAAGTAAAATTTTGATGACACTTGCGATTGGCTTGATGGGTTCTTTCGTTAGTTATTTATTAGTACGCCGAATTCCTATTATTCCCCAAGAAAAACTCTCTGTTCCTTACAATTCTGAAGCTTTACATTCTTTGGAAAAGGTTCGTAAACATCTGCAAAGATTTAGAATGAAGTCTGCTGGAGAAGCTCAATACACTGCAGGATTATTATTAGAAGAAGTAGAGGCCCTTTCAAAAACTTTTGAATCAAAAATTAATACAGATCATACACATGTTGAATATGTTCAAGTGGAAAAAATATTTGCTTATTTGCAAATTATGACTGCTTGTATGATGGCTTTTGCACATGGAGCTAATGATGTTGCTAATGCTATAGGTCCTTTATCAGCTGCAGTAGCTATTTTGACAACTGGTTTATTTGCTGTGGATGCTCCCGTTCCTACTTGGGCTCTTGCATTAGGTGGAAGTGGAATTGTTATAGGGTTAGCAACCTGGGGGTGGAGAGTTATTGAGACAATTGGAAAAAAAATTACAGAATTAACAGCTAGTCGAGGTTTTGCTGCTGAATTTGGAGCGGCTACAACAATTGTCATTGCTTCTAGGTTTGGTTTACCTATTTCAACAACGCACACGCTTGTGGGTGCTGTTTTGGGAGTGGGGTTTGCTAGAGGTCTTGAAGCAGTTAATTTAACAACGACCCGTGATATTTTAGTTTCTTGGATCGTGACGGTTCCTATTGGAGCTTTGTTAGCAATTATATTGATTTATCCGATCCAAGCAATATTTGGATAA
- a CDS encoding YjbH domain-containing protein, with the protein MLDYQKILSSLIPLFLILTCSNVYSLEFVCDDPQANLMEDLEVVEYWNRRQNERLPVTYNHLLQGGYFAMPSARMGQEGEIGTGYAWVPPYYSYNLRFQLVDFLEISGNYRVFRGVDDPVLTPLGFGDFSDKGANVKLSLFSPEASHYDLPGLAIGMEDFLGTQAFKAYYIVLTQVFLKNNLEISLGYGAHRIHKWFGGMTWFPFRQTKWTYFQNLAFILEYDAIPYKDETLERHPKGRIKHTHWNIGIKYRLWDSIDLSVSYIRGDAIAFSASSYYNFGSTKGMIPKISDPLPYKSPVNTQAIGALRPDDAIVQDLTYAMRDQGIDLLEAWLSNEQEKLTLRLKVCNMAYREEQRFRERLYALLGALTPENIDEVIVVLDAVPALIQEYHFNMEYIRLYKEQAIGGYELGILTPMHEVSYPNPFKSKLLFTKKREWFNLELLPKVHTLFGSSRGKFKYALGLTLALNGFLQNNVYYSIKFGYFALSNLHDIHSVDRLNPSQLINVRTDIINYFQQKSITIDEAYLEKIWNWGSGWYTRISLGLLEQEYGGVGTEWLYYPVNSNWAIGMDFAILKKRTPHGVDFTSKIRKLDGFTPHYLKFIGSQYFLNIYYDWKNTGLEFKISAGKFLADDFGVRTEISRYFPSGLRIGFWATYTNGHDVINGQTYHDKGLYFSLPLDIFYTKSSRSKWGYGMSAWLRDIGVRAYTGTELYLMINQNRQ; encoded by the coding sequence ATGCTCGATTATCAAAAAATCTTATCTTCTCTTATCCCCCTTTTTCTTATCCTAACATGCTCAAACGTTTATTCTTTAGAGTTTGTTTGCGATGATCCTCAAGCTAATTTGATGGAAGATCTTGAGGTAGTGGAGTATTGGAATAGACGACAAAATGAACGCTTACCTGTGACATATAATCATCTCTTACAAGGTGGTTATTTTGCAATGCCTTCTGCAAGAATGGGACAAGAAGGCGAAATTGGTACTGGCTATGCTTGGGTTCCTCCTTATTACTCTTATAATTTACGTTTTCAGTTGGTCGACTTTTTGGAAATATCGGGAAACTACCGGGTTTTTAGAGGAGTAGATGACCCTGTATTAACACCTTTAGGATTTGGAGATTTTTCTGATAAAGGTGCTAACGTTAAACTATCTTTATTTAGCCCAGAAGCAAGTCATTATGATTTACCTGGATTAGCCATAGGAATGGAAGATTTTTTAGGAACACAAGCTTTTAAAGCTTATTATATTGTTTTAACACAGGTATTTCTTAAGAATAATCTGGAAATTAGCTTAGGTTATGGAGCTCATCGTATCCATAAATGGTTTGGGGGTATGACTTGGTTTCCTTTTAGGCAAACAAAATGGACTTATTTTCAAAACCTCGCTTTTATTTTAGAATATGACGCTATTCCTTATAAAGATGAGACGCTAGAAAGGCACCCTAAAGGGAGAATTAAACATACTCATTGGAATATCGGTATTAAATATCGCCTTTGGGATAGTATCGATTTATCCGTCTCTTATATTAGAGGAGATGCTATAGCCTTTAGTGCTTCCAGCTATTATAATTTTGGATCAACAAAAGGAATGATTCCAAAAATCTCAGATCCCCTGCCTTATAAATCACCTGTTAACACGCAAGCAATAGGAGCTTTAAGACCTGATGATGCCATCGTTCAAGATTTGACGTATGCAATGCGTGATCAAGGAATCGATTTATTAGAAGCTTGGTTAAGCAATGAACAAGAAAAACTCACATTGCGACTAAAAGTGTGCAATATGGCTTATCGAGAAGAACAACGCTTCAGAGAAAGATTATATGCTCTTCTTGGAGCATTAACACCTGAAAATATTGATGAAGTTATTGTTGTTCTTGATGCAGTCCCAGCACTTATTCAAGAATATCACTTTAACATGGAGTATATCAGACTTTACAAAGAACAAGCCATAGGTGGCTATGAATTGGGCATTTTAACCCCTATGCATGAAGTTAGTTATCCAAATCCCTTTAAATCTAAACTTCTCTTCACAAAGAAACGAGAGTGGTTTAATTTAGAATTGCTTCCTAAAGTTCATACTTTATTTGGAAGTTCGCGGGGTAAATTTAAATATGCGCTTGGTCTTACACTAGCTTTGAATGGCTTTCTTCAAAACAATGTTTACTATTCTATTAAATTTGGATATTTTGCCCTGTCCAATTTACACGATATTCATAGTGTTGATCGCTTAAACCCTTCTCAATTGATTAACGTTCGAACGGACATTATTAACTATTTTCAACAAAAATCTATCACAATCGATGAGGCTTATCTCGAAAAAATTTGGAATTGGGGTAGTGGATGGTATACCAGAATTTCATTAGGTTTGTTAGAGCAAGAGTATGGTGGTGTGGGAACAGAGTGGCTTTATTACCCTGTTAATTCTAACTGGGCGATTGGAATGGATTTTGCTATCTTAAAAAAACGTACTCCACATGGTGTCGATTTTACCAGTAAAATTCGTAAATTAGATGGGTTTACCCCTCATTATTTAAAGTTTATTGGCTCTCAATATTTCCTGAATATTTATTATGATTGGAAAAATACAGGATTAGAATTTAAGATAAGCGCTGGAAAATTCTTGGCAGATGATTTTGGAGTCCGGACTGAAATTTCCCGCTATTTTCCAAGTGGCTTGAGGATTGGCTTTTGGGCAACGTATACTAATGGTCATGATGTCATCAATGGACAAACTTATCATGACAAAGGACTTTATTTTTCTCTTCCTCTTGATATTTTTTATACAAAAAGTAGCCGCTCTAAATGGGGGTACGGAATGTCTGCTTGGCTAAGGGATATTGGTGTCAGAGCTTATACCGGAACAGAGTTATATCTTATGATCAATCAAAATCGCCAGTAG
- a CDS encoding ABC transporter ATP-binding protein, whose product MSNQPPILQVRNLTIQLRSGKDCWNVVDRLDFELYSGKTLALVGESGCGKSMTAHSLLRILPTPPTLPIKGEILYRGQNLIQLMEKEMRHIRGSKIAMVFQDPMSALNPVYTIGNQLIEVAYFHLNLDPDEAWVRAKESLEAVGINDAESKLNAYPHQLSGGLKQRVMIAMALMCEPDILIADEPTTALDVTIQAQVLSLIRNLQEKNGMALLLITHDMGVVAEMADEVIVMYTAQSVEKGHVEDIFYHKAHPYTLGLFESKPSLQGKQGKLKPIPGQVPSYKKLPKGCRFHPRCPFVMEKCRQGEVLSFSLPDNHIVKCWLYDSSLESQTKLKNSPLERP is encoded by the coding sequence ATGTCTAATCAACCACCAATTTTACAAGTTCGCAATCTAACGATTCAGTTACGCAGCGGCAAAGATTGTTGGAATGTTGTCGATAGGCTTGATTTTGAACTATATTCTGGCAAAACTTTAGCGCTTGTAGGAGAATCAGGCTGTGGTAAATCAATGACAGCCCATTCTCTTCTTCGTATTTTGCCAACCCCTCCAACCTTGCCCATAAAAGGAGAAATTCTTTATCGAGGCCAAAATTTGATTCAGCTAATGGAAAAAGAGATGCGTCATATCCGAGGATCAAAAATTGCCATGGTCTTTCAAGATCCTATGAGTGCGCTAAATCCTGTTTATACCATTGGTAATCAATTAATTGAAGTAGCTTATTTTCACCTCAACCTTGATCCTGACGAGGCATGGGTACGAGCTAAAGAATCTTTAGAAGCAGTTGGAATAAACGATGCAGAAAGTAAACTTAATGCCTACCCACACCAACTATCAGGTGGACTCAAACAACGCGTAATGATTGCGATGGCGTTAATGTGTGAACCAGATATTTTAATTGCAGATGAGCCAACGACAGCTTTAGATGTCACTATTCAAGCACAAGTATTATCACTAATTCGCAATCTTCAAGAAAAAAACGGGATGGCCCTTCTTTTAATCACTCATGACATGGGTGTTGTTGCAGAAATGGCCGACGAGGTGATCGTCATGTATACAGCACAAAGTGTCGAAAAAGGGCATGTAGAAGATATTTTTTACCACAAAGCGCATCCTTATACTTTAGGTCTTTTTGAATCTAAACCTTCTTTACAAGGTAAGCAAGGTAAATTAAAGCCCATTCCCGGACAAGTACCTTCTTATAAAAAACTCCCAAAAGGGTGTCGCTTCCATCCTCGTTGCCCTTTTGTTATGGAAAAATGTCGTCAGGGAGAGGTCCTTAGTTTTTCTCTGCCAGATAACCATATAGTAAAATGTTGGTTGTATGATAGTTCTTTAGAAAGTCAAACCAAACTTAAAAATTCTCCATTGGAGAGGCCATGA
- a CDS encoding TIGR00153 family protein, which produces MLTILRLFGRSPFAPLQSHMETVACCVHQLPFLYEAIENRDQPLIENIANEISAIEHQADTMKNDIRNHLPKSLYLPIGRESLLDILSIQDSIADTVEDIAVVATFKPLEILPSFKEEFKQFLLKNIETFDGAKLIINELHELIESSFGGKEAEKVRAMVEDVALKEHEVDLIQRQLLKKIFQSEEALTYLTFSQWQRLIESLASISNLSENLANRVRMVLELK; this is translated from the coding sequence ATGCTGACGATTTTACGTTTATTTGGCCGTTCTCCGTTTGCCCCTTTGCAATCTCATATGGAAACTGTTGCTTGTTGCGTCCATCAATTGCCATTTCTTTATGAGGCAATTGAAAATCGTGATCAACCATTAATTGAGAATATTGCCAATGAAATATCGGCAATTGAGCATCAGGCTGACACGATGAAAAATGATATTCGTAATCATCTTCCAAAAAGTTTATACCTTCCGATTGGCCGTGAAAGTTTATTAGATATTTTATCGATCCAAGATAGTATCGCGGATACTGTTGAAGATATCGCAGTAGTCGCTACTTTTAAACCCTTAGAAATTCTACCAAGTTTTAAAGAAGAGTTTAAGCAATTTTTGCTCAAAAATATTGAAACATTTGATGGAGCTAAGCTTATTATCAATGAATTACATGAATTGATTGAATCTTCCTTTGGAGGAAAAGAAGCTGAAAAGGTTAGAGCAATGGTGGAAGACGTGGCTTTAAAAGAACATGAGGTTGATCTTATTCAAAGGCAATTATTAAAAAAAATATTTCAGTCCGAAGAAGCGTTGACTTATCTTACTTTTAGTCAATGGCAACGCTTAATTGAAAGTTTAGCGTCAATTTCTAACCTTTCAGAAAACTTGGCAAATCGCGTTAGAATGGTTTTAGAATTGAAATAA